The following nucleotide sequence is from Halapricum desulfuricans.
GGCGTTCGAGCGACTGCTCGATCTGTTCACCGAGGCCGTCGCCGAGTTCCTGCAATACCAGGTTGCCCACGGAGCCGACGTCGTGCAACTGTTCGACACCTACGCCGGCGTCTTGCCGCCGGCCGACTACGAGCGCCACATCGTTCCCCGCCACCGGGAGATCGTCGCGTCCGTCGACGCGCCGACGATCCTGTTCGTCCGGAACATGAACGGGCGCCTCGAGCAGCTGGCCGCGGCCGGTCCCGACGTGGTCGGACTCGACTGGACGGTCGAGATGAGCGACGCCCGCGAGCGACTCGGCGATCTCGGCGTGCAGGGCAATCTCGATCCGTCCGTGCTGTTCGCTGACCGGGAGACGATACGGGAGCGCACCCGGGAGATCATCGAGGCGGCCGGTCCACAGGGTCACGTGCTGAATCTCGGCCACGGCGTTGATCGGGAGACACCAGTCGAGAGCGTTCAGACGTTCGTCGAGACGGCGAAGAACTTCCGGTGGTGACCTGCAGACGGCGATCGCAGGGAGCCGTTTCACTCGACTGGAATGAGTGACATCCGAAGTGAAGACATTCATCCGATCGTGAGTAAAAGTATGTCGGCCTAGCACAGTTTATTCTCATCGTCCGTCCAGAAACACCGCCCATACCTTCATCGTAGTAAATTAGTATTCAATTTCACCCCTATTCATTTCACCTACTGCTTAAGTGTATCCAACCCGTAGTCGTTAGTGTGTCAGACAAGACTGGATCGCAACTGACTGCGGATATACAACCCCTCCAATCATGTCCACTATGAAAAATAGCCAGGAAAGCGGCCGATCGTACGTTATCATCGGTGATGGAATCGCCGGCAGTTCTGCGGCAGAGGCCCTCGCCGAGGAGACTGATAGTGCGTCGATTACAATACTCTCGGCCGAATCCGAGCCGCTCTACAACCGCATTCTCATCAAGGAGTACGCGAAGGGCAAGCTCCCGAGAGACGTCGTCGAGATCCACGACCAGTCCTGGTACGACGAGCGCGGCATCGACCTGCGCCTGGACACGCGCGTACAGACGGTCGAGACGGACGAGAAAACGGTCGTCACTGCCGACGGCGAGCACATCGCCTACGACGAACTCATCGTTGCGACGGGCGGAACCCCGCGTCAGCTCCCGGTCCCGAACGGGTCGGCGGACGGCGTCACGACGTTCTGGACCGTCGAGGACGCGGCCCGGATCCGCGAGCAGGCGTCGGAGGCCGAGACCGGGGCGATCGTCGGCGGCGGGCTACTCGGGATCGACTACGCGGCCGTCGCGGCCGCGCAGGACGTCGAAGCCCACTACCTGATCCGGGAGGACCGGTGGTTCGCGCGTGCGATGTCGTCCTCCGGCGCGGAGATCGTCCACGACGCGTTGCGCGAGCGCGGGGTCGAACCCGTCTTCGAGACGACGGTCCAGCGGTTCGAAACCGATCGGGAGGGTCGCGTGGCCGCGACCGTGACCGAGGACGGCCGCACGTACGACAGCGATTTCGTCGGCGTCGCCATCGGGACGGAGCCGAACACGGCGTTCCTCGAGGACACCCCGATGGCGCTTGACGGTGGCGTCGTGGTCGACAGCCACCTCCGGACGGGCGTCGAGTCCGTCTGGGCGGCGGGCGACGTCACGCGGTATTACGACGAACGGTTCTCGACGCACCTCTCGAACGGGACCTGGGAGAGTGCCGCCACGCAGGGCGAACTCGCGGCCAGAAACGCGCTGGCAGACGACGGCGGCGACCCCTTCGAGTCCGTTCCCTCGTATACGGTCAATCACTTCCCGTTCCCGATCGCGTCGTTCGGCCATCCGTCTCTCGGGGACGCCTACGTCGAGCGGACCTACGGCGAACGGGAGTGGCGGCGGCTCGCGTTCAGAGACGGGATGCTCGTCGGCGGCGTGTTGATCGGCGACCTCGC
It contains:
- a CDS encoding NAD(P)/FAD-dependent oxidoreductase translates to MSTMKNSQESGRSYVIIGDGIAGSSAAEALAEETDSASITILSAESEPLYNRILIKEYAKGKLPRDVVEIHDQSWYDERGIDLRLDTRVQTVETDEKTVVTADGEHIAYDELIVATGGTPRQLPVPNGSADGVTTFWTVEDAARIREQASEAETGAIVGGGLLGIDYAAVAAAQDVEAHYLIREDRWFARAMSSSGAEIVHDALRERGVEPVFETTVQRFETDREGRVAATVTEDGRTYDSDFVGVAIGTEPNTAFLEDTPMALDGGVVVDSHLRTGVESVWAAGDVTRYYDERFSTHLSNGTWESAATQGELAARNALADDGGDPFESVPSYTVNHFPFPIASFGHPSLGDAYVERTYGEREWRRLAFRDGMLVGGVLIGDLAPLKPLKDLTASGARVQHRAPALLAQSFDGLTAGRAPAPATSD